Proteins from one Acidimicrobiia bacterium genomic window:
- a CDS encoding hydantoinase B/oxoprolinase family protein: MTYVDMVRLAGSRGRLNEQPTVDPVTAEVVRGAMETICFEMAEYVSRTATSPMMNQSNERNATILDAQGRLAALSVGIPQFMLTSTLPVRFALEFFGDEFHEGDVFVANDPYHGGGHLPDYNAFAPIFADDGNGGRRMVLIASIQCHHGDTGGAVPGGYNVTATDIWGEGVRWPAVKVVDRGVVRRDVLYALQTNNRAPDYIGDLRAQIGAAQLAAQRLSDVIERYGSKIVEESVDFMIDYAARRFREEVASWPDGIYQADAYVDHDPLGNPDVHLHVQITVDGANLTIDFTGSDTRQDLQAWSTFGNTRGYTVGQIAAMMDPEIPKNEGFFDQIKLVVPQGCVLNPTPGKPVSAGTHHPGADVGEVIALALEEVLPDKAVPQVYKTGIPTIIVGVDPRSGETFTDHSAEVYAGWCNAAKGMDAWGAQAAAFGNLWKATAEINECLYPHIQWSRDYRIDSGGPGQWRGLCGSHYEKEVLVDAKVYTYVVGMKYPMSGICGGKPGAPNELVIRYGSDDPYRVQHTADWVPIGAGQRVMYDYGGGGGWGDPLARDPHAVLDDVLDEYVSVEAAERDYGVVLTGSLEDLTLAVDPEATRARRLRRDATA; this comes from the coding sequence CGGCGCGATGGAGACGATCTGCTTCGAGATGGCGGAGTACGTGTCCCGCACCGCGACGAGCCCCATGATGAACCAGAGCAACGAGCGGAACGCGACGATCCTCGACGCCCAGGGGCGCCTGGCGGCGTTGTCGGTCGGGATCCCGCAGTTCATGCTCACGTCGACCCTGCCGGTGCGGTTTGCACTCGAGTTCTTCGGCGACGAGTTCCACGAGGGCGACGTGTTCGTGGCGAACGACCCGTACCACGGTGGTGGCCACCTGCCCGACTACAACGCGTTCGCGCCGATCTTCGCCGACGACGGCAACGGGGGACGGCGCATGGTGCTGATCGCCAGCATCCAGTGCCACCACGGAGACACGGGTGGCGCCGTTCCGGGCGGTTACAACGTGACCGCGACCGACATCTGGGGTGAGGGCGTGCGCTGGCCAGCCGTGAAGGTCGTCGACCGTGGCGTCGTGCGCCGGGATGTGCTGTACGCGCTCCAGACCAACAACCGCGCTCCGGACTATATCGGTGACCTGCGCGCCCAGATCGGGGCGGCGCAACTCGCCGCGCAGCGACTCAGCGATGTCATCGAGCGTTACGGCAGCAAGATCGTCGAGGAATCGGTCGACTTCATGATCGACTACGCCGCGAGGCGCTTCCGGGAGGAGGTCGCCAGCTGGCCGGATGGCATCTACCAGGCGGACGCCTACGTCGACCACGATCCGCTCGGCAACCCCGACGTGCACCTGCACGTCCAGATCACCGTCGACGGCGCGAACCTCACCATTGACTTCACCGGCTCCGACACCCGCCAGGACCTCCAGGCATGGTCGACGTTTGGGAACACACGCGGCTACACCGTGGGGCAAATCGCCGCCATGATGGACCCCGAAATCCCGAAGAACGAAGGCTTCTTCGACCAGATCAAGCTCGTCGTGCCCCAGGGATGCGTACTCAACCCGACACCGGGCAAGCCGGTGAGCGCGGGAACCCATCACCCGGGGGCCGATGTCGGTGAGGTGATTGCGCTCGCATTGGAGGAAGTGCTGCCGGACAAGGCCGTCCCGCAGGTGTACAAGACGGGGATACCCACGATCATCGTTGGCGTCGACCCGCGAAGCGGTGAGACGTTCACCGACCACTCGGCCGAGGTGTACGCGGGCTGGTGCAACGCGGCCAAGGGCATGGACGCCTGGGGCGCGCAGGCCGCTGCGTTCGGGAACCTGTGGAAGGCAACCGCGGAGATCAACGAGTGCCTCTACCCGCACATCCAGTGGTCGCGCGATTACCGGATCGACTCCGGGGGGCCCGGCCAGTGGCGGGGCCTCTGCGGTAGCCACTACGAGAAAGAGGTGCTCGTCGACGCGAAGGTCTACACCTACGTCGTCGGCATGAAGTACCCCATGTCGGGGATCTGTGGGGGGAAGCCAGGGGCACCCAATGAGCTGGTCATCCGCTACGGCTCCGACGATCCGTATCGCGTGCAGCACACTGCCGACTGGGTCCCGATCGGGGCCGGGCAGCGGGTGATGTACGACTACGGCGGTGGCGGCGGTTGGGGGGACCCGCTGGCGCGTGACCCGCACGCAGTGCTCGACGACGTGCTCGACGAGTACGTCAGCGTCGAGGCCGCCGAACGCGACTACGGCGTCGTGCTCACCGGGTCGCTCGAGGACCTCACCCTTGCCGTCGACCCGGAGGCCACGCGAGCGCGGCGCCTCCGCCGTGACGCCACCGCCTGA
- a CDS encoding AMP-binding protein has translation MTRHLRATYRHPDARAYRAPGAPWDVPSLDALLTTAAAGASGPLVGDDTTDAALGGAALEDQVAAVAGGLRTEGVRRGDVVAWQAPNRSEVVLLYRACWRLGAVAAPLHHQAGSSDVDRMLGVLTPRLWLPLDEVTARVSAFAAGSDSVRVSAARPSDLAVALFTSGSTGEPKAVLHTHRALSYKARTMAAVHGLTRADAVLMPAPMAHISGLLNGVLVPGAVPMSARFMTRWDPEQGLKLIEHDRITFMIGPSTLFVSLLDAPRFTTERVESLRLVSSGTAGVSPAFIDDASARLGAFVKRSYGSTEAPTVTTTHAGDPAGRGRDTDGRSTGAAQLRIADPVTGREQAPNDVGEVWLRGPELFAGYADVQQTRASVAGGWLRSGDLGTVDAAGWLTIVGRIKDVIIRGGENIAAREVEAILEAHPDVRHAVAVGKPDGRLGELVCVFVVASQPFDLDDCRRWFEQRGVARYKTPERLVQVTHLPLLAAGKADRAALRDRAAALG, from the coding sequence ATGACACGCCACCTCCGAGCGACCTACCGGCACCCCGACGCTCGTGCGTACCGCGCTCCCGGTGCGCCGTGGGACGTCCCGTCGCTTGACGCGCTGCTGACGACCGCAGCGGCCGGCGCTTCCGGGCCGCTCGTCGGTGACGACACGACCGACGCAGCGCTCGGGGGAGCCGCGCTCGAAGACCAGGTGGCGGCGGTCGCGGGCGGGTTACGGACCGAGGGGGTCCGACGGGGTGACGTGGTCGCGTGGCAGGCGCCGAACCGCTCCGAGGTCGTGCTCCTCTACCGCGCCTGCTGGCGTCTGGGCGCAGTCGCCGCGCCGCTGCACCACCAAGCCGGTTCGTCCGACGTCGATCGGATGCTCGGGGTGCTGACGCCACGGCTCTGGCTGCCCCTCGACGAGGTCACGGCACGGGTCTCCGCGTTCGCGGCCGGAAGCGACTCGGTTCGGGTCTCGGCCGCGCGGCCGTCGGACCTCGCCGTCGCCCTGTTCACCTCCGGCTCGACGGGTGAACCCAAGGCTGTACTGCACACCCACCGCGCCCTCTCCTACAAGGCGAGAACGATGGCCGCGGTGCACGGGCTCACACGCGCCGACGCGGTGCTCATGCCGGCACCGATGGCCCACATCTCGGGTCTGTTGAACGGGGTGCTGGTCCCCGGAGCCGTGCCAATGTCTGCGCGGTTCATGACGAGGTGGGACCCGGAGCAGGGGCTCAAGCTCATCGAGCACGACCGCATCACCTTCATGATCGGCCCGAGCACTCTGTTCGTATCCCTACTCGACGCCCCTCGCTTCACCACTGAGCGCGTGGAGAGCCTTCGTCTCGTGTCGAGCGGCACCGCCGGCGTTTCACCCGCGTTCATCGATGACGCAAGCGCGCGACTGGGTGCCTTTGTCAAGCGATCGTACGGGTCGACCGAGGCGCCGACCGTGACGACCACCCACGCCGGAGACCCCGCCGGGCGAGGCCGTGACACCGACGGGCGATCCACTGGCGCGGCGCAGCTCCGGATCGCCGATCCGGTGACGGGACGCGAGCAAGCACCGAACGATGTCGGTGAGGTCTGGCTGCGCGGTCCCGAGCTCTTCGCGGGCTACGCCGACGTCCAGCAGACCCGCGCTTCCGTGGCCGGCGGCTGGCTCCGAAGCGGGGATCTCGGCACCGTCGACGCGGCGGGCTGGCTCACGATCGTGGGACGCATCAAGGACGTGATCATCCGCGGCGGTGAGAACATCGCTGCGCGCGAGGTCGAGGCCATCCTCGAGGCGCATCCGGACGTGCGCCACGCCGTCGCGGTCGGCAAGCCCGATGGGCGGCTCGGTGAGCTGGTGTGCGTCTTTGTGGTGGCGAGCCAGCCCTTCGACCTCGATGACTGCCGGCGTTGGTTCGAGCAGCGCGGCGTCGCCCGCTACAAGACACCCGAACGGCTGGTGCAGGTCACCCACTTGCCGCTGCTCGCCGCGGGCAAGGCCGACCGCGCCGCGCTCCGCGATCGCGCCGCCGCACTCGGATGA
- a CDS encoding acyl-CoA dehydrogenase family protein has protein sequence MDLSLSPEERAFAAEIRSWLDANLELPPPFASLGEEIEWGRAWQAKLARDRWVAIHWPVEFGGRSASPVQVAVFNMEYARSRALQPVNRNGINLAGPTLLAHGTDEQKRRWLPPILDAREIWCQLFSEPGAGSDLAGLSTRAVPVEGGWLLSGQMVWTSYAQFARWGICLARTDPDLPKHRGLSYLIVDMHADGLEIRPLTSITGEAEFNEIFLDEVFVPADHLVGALNQGWAVANTTLAHERGTAFPFKEQVVHEVYLDELYSLADRRGMLDDVATTDALTQAFVELRVLRLHNWRTLSRLARGEQPGAESSWVKLAWTDMTQHLSEAGLELTGEASPLWHGADGLSAGGRWQRQWLWSKAASIAGGTSEIQRNIISERILGLPRS, from the coding sequence ATGGACCTGAGCCTCTCTCCCGAGGAGCGGGCCTTCGCGGCTGAGATCCGCTCGTGGCTCGACGCCAACCTCGAACTCCCGCCGCCGTTCGCGTCGCTCGGCGAGGAGATCGAGTGGGGTCGCGCGTGGCAGGCGAAGCTCGCGCGTGACCGCTGGGTCGCGATCCACTGGCCGGTGGAGTTCGGCGGCCGGAGCGCGTCGCCGGTCCAGGTCGCCGTCTTCAACATGGAGTACGCCCGCTCACGGGCGCTCCAGCCCGTGAACCGCAACGGGATCAACCTGGCCGGTCCAACGCTGCTCGCCCACGGCACCGACGAGCAGAAGCGTCGCTGGCTGCCACCGATCCTCGACGCGCGCGAGATCTGGTGCCAGCTCTTCAGCGAGCCCGGGGCCGGTTCCGACCTCGCGGGGCTGTCCACCCGTGCCGTGCCCGTCGAGGGAGGCTGGCTCCTGTCGGGCCAGATGGTGTGGACGAGCTACGCGCAGTTCGCCCGCTGGGGGATCTGCCTGGCGCGGACCGATCCGGATCTGCCGAAACACCGGGGCCTCTCTTACCTCATCGTCGACATGCACGCCGACGGCCTCGAGATTCGGCCGCTCACCTCAATCACGGGCGAAGCGGAGTTCAACGAGATCTTCCTCGACGAGGTGTTCGTCCCCGCCGATCACCTCGTCGGCGCGCTGAACCAGGGTTGGGCGGTCGCCAACACGACCCTCGCGCACGAGCGCGGCACGGCGTTCCCGTTCAAGGAGCAGGTCGTCCACGAGGTGTACCTCGACGAGCTGTACTCGCTCGCCGACCGGAGAGGCATGCTGGACGACGTCGCAACCACCGATGCTCTCACCCAGGCTTTTGTCGAACTGCGCGTGCTTCGGCTGCACAACTGGCGCACGCTGTCGCGGCTCGCCCGGGGCGAGCAGCCCGGCGCGGAGTCGTCGTGGGTGAAGCTCGCCTGGACCGACATGACCCAGCACCTCTCCGAGGCCGGTCTCGAGCTCACCGGCGAGGCGTCGCCGCTGTGGCACGGTGCGGACGGGCTTTCCGCTGGCGGCCGGTGGCAGCGGCAGTGGCTGTGGAGCAAGGCGGCCTCGATCGCCGGCGGCACCTCCGAGATCCAGCGCAACATCATCTCCGAGCGGATCCTCGGGCTCCCCCGGAGCTGA